A single genomic interval of Spinacia oleracea cultivar Varoflay chromosome 6, BTI_SOV_V1, whole genome shotgun sequence harbors:
- the LOC110778355 gene encoding uncharacterized protein, whose protein sequence is MNTPRWGKVKVSTIEAFDGTTDPEEHMAAYAAQMNVQTGCGATWCRYFPTTLKGLALIWFNKHVPKGSIKSYSELEKVFISKFAVGWRHQKTSVNLMAVRHGETETLRNYIKRFNEKFLKIHNLMDETKFAALLAGLQPDDFKFELIKSGVSNFEEAMEKAQK, encoded by the coding sequence ATGAACACTCCCCGCTGGGGCAAAGTGAAGGTCTCTACCATCGAAGCTTTTGATGGAACTACTGACCCAGAAGAGCACATGGCTGCCTATGCGGCCCAAATGAACGTCCAGACCGGGTGTGGGGCTACTTGGTGCAGATACTTCCCTACCACTTTGAAGGGTCTGGCCCTTATCTGGTTCAACAAGCACGTGCCAAAGGGAAGTATCAAGAGCTATAGTGAGCTTGAAAAAGTTTTCATCAGCAAATTCGCGGTTGGTTGGAGGCACCAAAAGACAAGTGTCAACTTAATGGCGGTCAGACATGGAGAAACGGAGACCCTTCGCAATTATATTAAGAGATTCAATGAAAAATTCCTAAAGATACACAATCTCATGGACGAAACCAAGTTCGCAGCCCTCTTGGCAGGTCTTCAGCCAGATGACTTCAAGTTTGAGTTGATCAAGTCCGGGGTGTCCAACTTTGAAGAAGCCATGGAAAAAGCCCAAAAGTAA
- the LOC130464379 gene encoding cysteine-rich repeat secretory protein 9-like, with amino-acid sequence MATSFLYKIQFPIFFIISSILSVNSQLTYINHGCFAPFTHLSGFEANIENAITQLTFEASTSYYSTNTTGVGEDQVNAFFYCRYDVSPQTCQSCVASAAINITSCLSSVEGIVYYEECILHYANLSFSTIMVELPRYVQASRQTADLETNFGQILGNTFIDLISNVTSEFPVSSRYFATMTAKYTSLETIYAFAQCNPDITSINCSTCLQNGFSEITTNHTGSVYAQLFSPICRLSYVLSGETLSRPWSFSQTFRRSLPITFSAGNRGIRNSFIGAMIASISSMAMCLKLLL; translated from the exons ATGGCTACTTCTTtcctatacaaaattcaattccctATTTTTTTCATCATTTCATCAATTCTTAGTGTTAACTCCCAACTCACTTATATAAACCACGGTTGTTTCGCACCTTTTACCCATCTTAGCGGCTTTGAAGCCAACATCGAAAACGCCATAACTCAACTCACATTCGAAGCATCAACCTCTTACTATAGCACCAACACTACCGGCGTTGGCGAAGACCAAGTTAACGCCTTCTTTTACTGTCGTTACGACGTCTCTCCTCAAACATGCCAAAGTTGTGTAGCTAGTGCCGCCATTAACATTACTTCGTGCCTTTCGAGTGTAGAAGGCATCGTATATTACGAAGAATGTATCTTACACTATGCTAACCTTTCATTCTCCACTATTATGGTGGAATTGCCACGGTACGTTCAAGCTAGTCGTCAAACCGCAGACCTAGAAACAAATTTTGGTCAGATTTTGGGTAACACTTTTATCGATCTCATTAGCAACGTTACCTCTGAATTTCCCGTTTCCTCTCGTTACTTTGCCACCATGACAGCCAAATACACGTCCCTTGAAACCATTTACGCATTTGCTCAATGCAATCCGGATATTACATCAATTAATTGCAGTACGTGCTTGCAAAATGGATTTAGTGAAATCACCACTAATCATACTGGTTCAGTTTATGCACAATTGTTTTCGCCAATCTGTAGATTGAGCTACGTATTATCTGGTGAGACGCTAAGTCGTCCATGGAGTTTTTCTCAAACTTTTCGTCGAAGTCTCCCAATTACATTTTCAGCAG GAAACCGAGGAATACGAAATTCGTTTATTGGTGCGATGATAGCAAGTATTTCAAGTATGGCAATGTGTTTGAAGCTTCTCCTGTAA